In Candidatus Defluviilinea proxima, a single genomic region encodes these proteins:
- a CDS encoding nitroreductase family deazaflavin-dependent oxidoreductase yields the protein MSTPNDWNQAIIEEFRANDGKVGGRFEGRTLLLLHTTGAKSREPRINPVAYTTDGDRFVVIASKGGAPNNPDWYYNIVANPLLTVEVGTEKFQVKATVTEEPERTRLYDKMVEVMPGFAEYREKTSRAIPVIALTRVN from the coding sequence ATGAGCACACCCAACGATTGGAATCAAGCGATCATCGAGGAATTTCGAGCCAATGACGGCAAGGTCGGCGGTCGCTTTGAAGGTAGAACCTTACTTCTTTTACACACCACCGGGGCCAAGAGTCGCGAACCGCGCATCAATCCAGTAGCGTATACAACCGATGGAGACCGTTTTGTCGTCATTGCATCCAAAGGCGGCGCGCCGAACAACCCCGATTGGTATTACAACATCGTCGCCAACCCCCTGCTCACCGTGGAGGTGGGTACTGAAAAATTTCAAGTAAAAGCAACCGTCACAGAAGAACCAGAGCGGACTCGCTTGTACGATAAGATGGTGGAGGTCATGCCCGGCTTTGCTGAATATCGAGAAAAGACTTCGCGCGCCATCCCTGTGATCGCGTTGACTCGTGTGAACTAA
- a CDS encoding helix-turn-helix transcriptional regulator: MKTLDTLSQREKQVTDLLMQGMSNKQIALTLGIAERTVEFHLNNIYAKLMVGSRMELALQLWKATGERNSGQVESTVVSTEENPHNDSQPDAKARWAKTLKSTVSLIKKETVMTIKIILEDLGSYFRKRPLLTGALTVLVASFAVYLLIFEYGLYFPISYLLLSLSLGLGSLYLGLSWNRIKNGEYKVRFAVVLTIILIPLFIMAVDSILLYTVGRNMTEIQLDLPGLSNRAVWFTSTNGGTFLSLHRSTTNDELWLIGFFLYIFLLAMAGNLAGRLRTKKQNPSPA; the protein is encoded by the coding sequence ATGAAAACTTTAGATACATTGAGCCAGCGTGAAAAGCAAGTCACCGACCTGTTAATGCAGGGCATGAGCAATAAACAGATCGCGCTCACGCTTGGCATCGCCGAACGGACCGTTGAATTCCACCTGAACAATATTTACGCAAAGCTCATGGTCGGCTCGCGTATGGAGTTGGCGCTTCAGCTATGGAAAGCTACAGGTGAAAGGAACAGCGGTCAGGTGGAATCCACAGTTGTTTCAACAGAGGAAAATCCCCATAATGACAGTCAGCCCGATGCAAAAGCGCGTTGGGCAAAAACCCTAAAGAGCACTGTATCGCTCATCAAAAAGGAGACTGTCATGACCATCAAGATCATTCTGGAAGACTTGGGCAGCTATTTCCGCAAGCGCCCGCTTTTGACCGGCGCGCTCACTGTCCTCGTCGCGAGCTTTGCCGTCTATTTACTTATATTCGAATATGGCTTGTACTTCCCCATCTCATATCTTCTCCTGAGTTTGTCCCTCGGGCTGGGAAGTTTATATCTCGGCCTTTCATGGAACAGAATAAAGAACGGCGAATACAAAGTGAGATTTGCCGTCGTACTCACGATCATCTTGATCCCTTTGTTCATCATGGCAGTGGACTCGATCCTGCTGTACACGGTCGGAAGAAATATGACGGAAATACAATTGGACTTGCCGGGTCTTTCCAACCGAGCGGTCTGGTTCACCTCAACCAACGGGGGTACATTCCTGAGCCTTCACCGCTCTACTACGAACGACGAACTTTGGCTGATCGGTTTCTTCCTTTATATCTTTCTACTGGCAATGGCCGGAAATCTCGCTGGCAGGTTGCGCACCAAAAAACAAAACCCATCGCCAGCGTGA